The Lentzea guizhouensis genome contains a region encoding:
- a CDS encoding SEFIR domain-containing protein codes for MRQQVFVVWAHTSPGWDVVRTQAWRDTVHRFAQLLHSLGVDADLDLFHQHEPVDWSTFCLQRMEDADRVVVAVSAGWKAAFRGDSRSSLGAEYELKHLRGMLMRQPDLFQRKVVVVVLPGACVEDIPLSLHCVPYFVVDPAVPASARDLEHLLRGQPLYVKPAGEPRFRELARSGDAGVAAALLGTTVFLPDPGEPGLVTTSVEGYEKAVLVFTGLDRLVAYRRAKGLPWEDRWLEVDGAELLPFVASAELAVVVDAGAAEEETVFLSVRDVGALIK; via the coding sequence ATGCGCCAGCAAGTCTTCGTGGTCTGGGCGCACACCAGTCCCGGCTGGGACGTGGTGCGCACCCAGGCGTGGCGGGACACCGTCCACCGGTTCGCCCAACTCCTGCACTCCCTCGGCGTCGACGCCGACCTCGACCTCTTCCACCAGCACGAGCCGGTCGACTGGTCGACCTTCTGCCTGCAGCGCATGGAGGACGCCGACCGGGTCGTGGTGGCGGTGTCGGCGGGGTGGAAGGCCGCGTTCCGGGGTGACAGCCGCTCCAGCCTCGGTGCGGAGTACGAGCTGAAGCACCTGCGCGGCATGTTGATGCGGCAGCCGGACCTCTTCCAGCGCAAGGTGGTCGTGGTGGTGCTGCCGGGGGCCTGTGTTGAGGACATCCCGTTGTCGCTGCACTGCGTGCCGTACTTCGTGGTCGATCCGGCGGTGCCGGCGAGTGCGCGGGACCTGGAGCACCTGCTGCGCGGGCAGCCCCTCTACGTGAAGCCGGCGGGTGAGCCGCGGTTCCGGGAGCTGGCGCGGTCGGGGGATGCCGGGGTGGCGGCGGCGTTGCTCGGCACCACGGTGTTCCTGCCCGATCCCGGGGAGCCGGGGCTCGTCACGACGAGCGTCGAGGGGTACGAGAAGGCGGTGCTCGTGTTCACCGGGCTCGACCGGCTCGTGGCCTACCGCCGGGCGAAGGGGTTGCCGTGGGAGGACCGGTGGCTGGAGGTCGACGGGGCCGAGCTGCTGCCGTTCGTGGCCTCGGCGGAGCTTGCGGTCGTGGTCGACGCGGGGGCGGCGGAGGAGGAGACGGTGTTCTTGTCCGTCCGGGACGTCGGCGCGCTCATCAAGTAA
- a CDS encoding peroxidase family protein, translated as MRRTVALVTVGAFLGSGAAHAGPGWFEVQSLDGRGNNRAHPEWGAVGEAYLRVAPARYADGAGQPVAEPNARYVSSRIFADGGQNLLSDRQVSQWAQFMDHTFGLREDTNTDASIPWDNDAPPEHVRNDLGSIPMRRSGVVEGLTPYEQKNIVSSYLDGFAVYGGEQGRLAWLRDGAKLLLPKNMLPRRKVTTDVSRYTEAQLEALRAKGATVTVTGEKVEIGMLPFQPDLVDEVQIGPLLQSFGAQPENRNDEVVDEDTLRSIVFLIPGCQPRCLTAVVDVSALDVERGRDHGIAIYNDLRRAYGLTPQPSFRAISGETTESFPADPELTPGDEINDPDSLGHVSPGVRRTTTAARLKAIYGDLSGVDAIVGMMAEPRLPGSEFGELQHAIWKKQFEALRDGDRFFHANDPALRIIKARYGIDHRRTLGDVIAANTDVPCGDLAYNVFRTHPPVG; from the coding sequence ATGCGCAGGACAGTGGCGTTGGTGACGGTCGGGGCGTTCCTCGGCAGCGGGGCCGCGCACGCCGGCCCCGGCTGGTTCGAGGTCCAGAGCCTGGACGGGCGCGGCAACAACCGCGCCCACCCGGAGTGGGGTGCGGTCGGGGAGGCGTACCTGCGGGTCGCGCCCGCCAGGTACGCGGACGGCGCCGGGCAGCCGGTGGCCGAGCCGAACGCGCGGTACGTCAGCAGCCGGATCTTCGCCGACGGCGGGCAGAATCTCCTGTCCGACCGGCAGGTGAGCCAGTGGGCGCAGTTCATGGACCACACGTTCGGGCTGCGCGAGGACACGAACACCGACGCGTCGATCCCGTGGGACAACGACGCGCCGCCGGAGCACGTGCGCAACGACCTTGGCTCCATCCCCATGCGGCGCAGCGGTGTGGTCGAGGGCTTGACGCCGTACGAGCAGAAGAACATCGTCAGCTCGTACCTCGACGGCTTCGCGGTCTACGGAGGTGAGCAGGGCCGGTTGGCGTGGCTGCGGGACGGCGCGAAGTTGTTGCTGCCCAAAAACATGCTGCCGCGGCGCAAGGTCACCACGGACGTGTCCCGCTACACCGAAGCGCAGCTGGAGGCGTTGCGCGCCAAGGGGGCCACGGTCACCGTGACCGGTGAGAAGGTCGAGATCGGCATGCTGCCGTTCCAGCCGGACCTCGTCGACGAGGTGCAGATCGGCCCGCTGCTGCAGAGCTTCGGCGCGCAGCCGGAGAACCGCAACGACGAGGTGGTCGACGAGGACACGTTGCGCAGCATCGTGTTCCTGATCCCCGGCTGCCAGCCGCGCTGCCTGACCGCGGTGGTCGACGTGTCGGCGCTCGACGTGGAACGCGGCCGCGACCACGGCATCGCCATCTACAACGACCTGCGCCGCGCCTACGGCCTCACGCCCCAGCCGTCGTTCCGCGCGATCTCCGGCGAGACCACCGAGTCGTTCCCGGCCGACCCCGAGCTCACCCCCGGCGACGAGATCAACGACCCGGACAGCCTCGGCCACGTGAGCCCCGGCGTCCGGCGCACCACCACGGCCGCGCGCCTCAAAGCGATCTACGGTGATCTGTCCGGTGTGGACGCGATCGTCGGCATGATGGCCGAGCCGCGCCTGCCCGGCAGCGAGTTCGGCGAGCTCCAGCACGCCATCTGGAAGAAGCAGTTCGAGGCCTTGCGCGACGGGGACAGGTTCTTCCACGCGAACGACCCGGCGCTGCGGATCATCAAGGCGAGGTACGGCATCGACCACCGCCGCACGCTCGGCGACGTGATCGCCGCCAACACCGACGTGCCCTGCGGTGACCTGGCGTACAACGTCTTCCGCACTCACCCACCCGTGGGGTGA
- a CDS encoding cupin domain-containing protein, which yields MSDTPQDKVTVIPPDVLAQMKSFPLHGDERLQNKLLWKSPNGDTIVGLIQMAPGARDGGHSHPSATQHTWVIDGKVSIGGLEATAGSYAFVPPGADHETVAGDEPVTMFYIYQPFAPEHDHDHGDH from the coding sequence GTGAGTGACACGCCGCAGGACAAGGTCACCGTCATCCCACCGGATGTCCTTGCCCAGATGAAGTCGTTCCCGCTGCACGGCGACGAACGGCTGCAGAACAAGTTGCTGTGGAAGTCCCCGAACGGCGACACCATCGTCGGCCTGATCCAGATGGCACCCGGTGCGCGGGACGGGGGGCACAGCCACCCGTCGGCGACGCAGCACACGTGGGTGATCGACGGCAAGGTCAGCATCGGTGGCCTGGAGGCGACGGCCGGGTCGTACGCGTTCGTGCCGCCGGGGGCCGACCACGAGACGGTGGCGGGCGACGAGCCGGTGACGATGTTCTACATCTACCAGCCGTTCGCGCCGGAGCACGACCACGACCACGGCGACCACTGA
- a CDS encoding excalibur calcium-binding domain-containing protein, with the protein MTVIWQQVPKNARVVVSAAAILLTVVGCGQEPDLSASSSTVSSATTTTTTTTTTTTTPPPVTVTSVVDGRTVELSSGAKLQVLGLAAPGECWAASAVEFATETLVGKTVSVAGSRLLLADGRDYSVLAVSKGVARAVAGADAAIEAAQTTAKQAALGFWGPSCGGLDVKPAPPPVAPQPVVPQPVVPQPVVPKPVVPKPEPAPAPPPAAYYANCSAAKAAGAAPLYRGQPGYRAALDRDNDGVACE; encoded by the coding sequence ATGACCGTGATCTGGCAGCAGGTGCCGAAGAACGCTCGCGTCGTGGTGTCCGCGGCCGCGATCCTGTTGACCGTCGTGGGTTGTGGGCAGGAGCCTGACCTGTCGGCGAGTTCCTCGACCGTGAGCAGTGCGACGACAACGACCACGACCACCACTACCACCACGACGACTCCGCCGCCGGTGACGGTGACGTCCGTTGTGGACGGCCGTACCGTGGAGTTGTCCAGCGGTGCCAAGCTGCAGGTCCTCGGCCTGGCCGCGCCCGGTGAGTGCTGGGCGGCGTCGGCGGTGGAGTTCGCGACGGAGACGTTGGTGGGCAAGACGGTCTCGGTCGCGGGCTCGCGGTTGCTGCTGGCCGACGGCCGCGACTACTCGGTGCTCGCGGTGAGCAAGGGCGTCGCCAGGGCGGTGGCCGGTGCGGACGCGGCCATCGAGGCGGCCCAGACGACCGCGAAGCAGGCAGCGCTCGGGTTCTGGGGCCCGTCGTGCGGTGGTCTGGACGTGAAGCCGGCGCCGCCGCCCGTCGCGCCCCAGCCGGTGGTTCCGCAACCCGTTGTGCCGCAACCGGTCGTGCCGAAGCCGGTCGTGCCCAAGCCGGAACCCGCGCCCGCGCCTCCTCCCGCCGCGTACTACGCGAACTGCTCCGCGGCCAAAGCTGCCGGTGCGGCACCGCTCTACCGCGGGCAGCCCGGCTACCGCGCCGCGCTCGACCGGGACAACGACGGAGTGGCGTGCGAATAA
- a CDS encoding NucA/NucB deoxyribonuclease domain-containing protein — translation MGTKSKGGVLLPVIVLAVGVAIVAPDFASDIASDIGDGVAGVFEGGGVELVGDGEAQFMVAASASSQVRRCTPEQSLSQEACDKLKFVIFDARRMPFITRNISTAWQVGKPGVLTKDSAAEPGNRKVVCLRSFPRNYGGQCDEFPFASTREGGAGAQEMEVPPRENACQGGTLSAKYGAGGIRDGDSFLVVITHPGDIAQGPYAGVDIGKDVSCG, via the coding sequence ATGGGAACCAAGTCGAAGGGCGGCGTCTTGCTGCCTGTCATCGTGCTAGCGGTCGGAGTGGCAATTGTCGCGCCGGACTTTGCCTCTGACATCGCATCCGACATCGGCGACGGGGTCGCTGGCGTGTTCGAGGGCGGAGGCGTTGAGCTTGTCGGCGATGGTGAGGCCCAATTCATGGTCGCTGCGTCGGCTTCGTCGCAGGTGCGAAGATGTACGCCTGAGCAGAGCTTGTCGCAGGAGGCGTGCGACAAGCTGAAGTTCGTGATCTTCGATGCTCGTCGAATGCCGTTCATCACCCGCAACATCTCGACGGCGTGGCAGGTCGGTAAGCCCGGCGTGCTGACGAAGGACTCCGCGGCGGAACCTGGCAACCGCAAGGTCGTGTGCCTGAGAAGCTTCCCCCGGAACTACGGCGGGCAGTGCGACGAGTTCCCCTTCGCGAGCACTCGCGAAGGCGGAGCGGGGGCTCAAGAGATGGAGGTCCCTCCCAGGGAGAACGCCTGCCAAGGCGGCACGCTGTCGGCGAAGTATGGTGCTGGTGGCATCCGCGACGGGGATAGCTTCCTAGTCGTGATCACCCATCCTGGCGACATCGCTCAAGGCCCGTATGCGGGCGTGGACATCGGGAAGGACGTGTCCTGCGGATGA
- a CDS encoding helix-turn-helix domain-containing protein, whose amino-acid sequence MNDDMTGVGKRVADGRKFAGWSQQELARRTNFSVSLIRKVEQGRTPASPAFVSACARTLNVGVADLLELPYPRLNREEHRVHGAIPVIRRELAAYNIGPDEDVLIRSLDELALAVDQASQLRHAVNLDRLGAEIPGLLQELRAATYNLEGSPKERAFGLLAEAYNAASQFAYKLGYIDLASLAVDRYEWAAERSGDELAVLVGDYQRAGEMICAADWSSALRLLERSRSRIEGRIGGDDLPTIATWGNLHLKSGLAAARSGQSELAYDHLAQAQEAATRMGVDRDDYRLCFGPTNVGIWSVGLAVELLDGTEAIKRAERIVLPGNAPKERVGHHYIDLARGLLIHGDRRKAFASLSKAREVAPTQTRYHPMVHETLRVLVRDEHRRTDTLSGFARWAGVNL is encoded by the coding sequence GTGAATGACGACATGACCGGCGTGGGCAAGCGTGTGGCCGACGGACGCAAGTTCGCCGGCTGGAGCCAACAGGAGCTCGCCCGCCGCACCAACTTCTCCGTCAGCCTGATTCGCAAGGTCGAACAGGGCCGGACACCAGCCTCACCGGCGTTCGTGTCGGCATGTGCTCGCACCCTCAACGTCGGTGTTGCTGATCTGCTCGAACTGCCCTACCCGCGACTTAACCGGGAAGAGCACCGAGTGCACGGGGCCATCCCAGTCATTCGACGTGAACTCGCCGCCTACAACATCGGGCCGGATGAGGACGTGCTGATCCGCAGTCTCGATGAACTCGCGCTGGCAGTTGACCAGGCATCACAGCTCCGGCATGCCGTGAACCTGGACAGGCTCGGTGCCGAGATTCCAGGCCTGCTCCAGGAGTTGCGCGCGGCGACGTACAACCTTGAGGGCTCCCCGAAGGAACGTGCTTTCGGACTGCTCGCCGAGGCCTACAACGCGGCGTCCCAGTTCGCGTACAAGCTTGGATACATCGACCTGGCCTCACTCGCGGTCGATCGCTATGAGTGGGCGGCCGAACGCTCCGGTGACGAATTGGCGGTCTTGGTCGGCGACTACCAGCGCGCGGGCGAAATGATCTGCGCCGCTGACTGGAGTTCGGCACTCAGGCTGCTCGAACGCAGCCGGTCGCGGATCGAAGGCCGGATCGGTGGCGACGATCTTCCGACCATCGCGACTTGGGGAAACCTGCATCTCAAGTCTGGACTCGCCGCTGCACGATCCGGTCAGAGCGAACTTGCGTATGACCACCTCGCCCAGGCCCAAGAAGCGGCAACGCGCATGGGTGTGGATCGCGACGACTACCGACTCTGCTTCGGCCCGACAAACGTAGGCATCTGGTCGGTCGGCTTGGCCGTCGAGTTGCTCGACGGCACCGAGGCCATCAAGCGGGCGGAGCGCATCGTTCTCCCGGGAAACGCGCCAAAGGAACGCGTGGGGCATCACTACATCGACTTGGCCCGTGGGTTGCTGATCCACGGTGATCGGCGCAAGGCCTTCGCCTCGCTCTCGAAAGCCAGGGAAGTCGCTCCCACTCAGACCCGCTATCACCCGATGGTTCACGAGACGTTGCGCGTCTTGGTCCGCGACGAACACCGTCGAACCGACACGCTTTCAGGTTTTGCGCGTTGGGCCGGTGTGAACCTCTGA
- a CDS encoding methyltransferase domain-containing protein: MSDIVTAAAEAVDYDSWVRTNDGGKIPQSSADDRIRSMLEMLDLEPGLSVLEIGTGSGYSGALLSAAVGADGHVVSIDIDSDLVARASALHRQAYNTNIEVHAADGFGGWASAAPFDRIVAWTTPDVLPEPWIKQASAGAVVLTPVKLADVASANALVRCIVGDNFENSELHPGSFIEMAPDVITELGLPVRYVNASRLVEDAPPWWISAHMLHEQPRDVADKLLDKVREAAPQADFLPVDTATRLAFNAFVLARTNWPASLGGPIGWGIGVATSDSIAVVLPDGAGLTAGTSEAFDLLAELVDEWHEFGEPRYDRLEPTFTPCADGWQVRPKVRPATA, translated from the coding sequence GTGAGCGACATCGTCACGGCAGCCGCAGAAGCCGTGGACTACGACAGCTGGGTTCGGACGAACGACGGGGGCAAGATTCCTCAGAGTTCGGCCGATGATCGGATTCGAAGCATGCTTGAAATGCTGGACCTGGAACCCGGCTTGAGCGTGCTTGAGATCGGTACTGGTTCGGGCTACTCAGGCGCACTGCTCAGCGCGGCTGTCGGTGCGGATGGGCATGTCGTCTCGATCGACATCGACTCGGACCTTGTCGCGCGAGCAAGCGCACTGCACAGGCAGGCGTACAACACCAACATCGAGGTGCACGCGGCCGACGGTTTCGGGGGGTGGGCGTCAGCTGCGCCATTCGACCGAATCGTTGCATGGACGACGCCCGACGTCCTTCCTGAGCCTTGGATCAAGCAGGCCTCGGCTGGAGCGGTGGTCCTTACGCCCGTCAAGCTCGCAGATGTCGCGTCGGCCAACGCATTGGTGCGTTGCATCGTCGGCGACAACTTCGAGAACAGCGAGCTTCATCCTGGCAGCTTTATCGAGATGGCGCCGGACGTGATCACAGAACTCGGGTTGCCGGTTCGCTACGTCAACGCTTCTCGTCTCGTGGAGGATGCGCCCCCGTGGTGGATCAGCGCGCACATGCTTCACGAACAGCCGCGTGATGTTGCAGACAAGCTGCTGGACAAGGTTCGGGAGGCCGCGCCGCAAGCGGACTTCCTGCCGGTCGACACGGCGACGAGGCTTGCTTTCAACGCGTTCGTCCTTGCCCGGACGAACTGGCCGGCGAGCCTGGGCGGTCCGATTGGCTGGGGCATCGGCGTTGCTACCTCGGACAGCATCGCTGTGGTCCTGCCGGACGGCGCTGGACTGACGGCGGGAACCTCTGAGGCGTTCGATCTGCTCGCCGAGCTGGTGGATGAATGGCACGAGTTCGGCGAGCCGCGGTATGACCGTCTCGAACCGACGTTCACGCCGTGCGCAGATGGTTGGCAGGTTCGTCCGAAGGTGCGTCCCGCTACCGCCTGA
- a CDS encoding lasso peptide biosynthesis B2 protein codes for MSMPMATGVSERSSLLGTLIGACVTLIVGLAVRGLPFVRVTAAAKWCSARAIRAASERQISRAFGWIDSGSRLIPFRVACLERSLAALLLLSFSRCGVIWCMGVRGLPFTSHAWISDLDGRPLGEAESVTDYRIMLEISPLIELDRRST; via the coding sequence ATGAGCATGCCGATGGCCACCGGTGTGTCCGAGCGATCATCCTTGCTCGGCACGCTCATCGGCGCATGCGTCACGCTTATCGTGGGGCTTGCCGTCCGAGGTCTCCCATTCGTTCGGGTAACCGCAGCGGCCAAATGGTGCTCCGCTAGAGCGATACGGGCCGCTAGCGAGAGACAGATAAGCCGCGCGTTCGGCTGGATCGACTCCGGCAGTCGACTGATCCCCTTCCGCGTTGCGTGTCTTGAACGCTCTCTTGCAGCCCTGTTGTTGCTCTCGTTCAGCCGCTGCGGGGTGATCTGGTGCATGGGGGTTCGAGGCCTCCCATTTACCTCGCATGCCTGGATCAGCGATCTGGATGGGCGTCCCCTTGGGGAGGCCGAGTCAGTCACTGATTACCGCATCATGCTTGAAATTTCACCGCTTATAGAACTGGATCGGAGAAGCACGTGA